In the genome of Maniola jurtina chromosome 3, ilManJurt1.1, whole genome shotgun sequence, one region contains:
- the LOC123879830 gene encoding coenzyme Q-binding protein COQ10, mitochondrial — protein MISSKCYSFGYRALLRVSTILRFQGHYVNNAHCQCHTLHQQRRTFFNFPNSSRKREYCGRQLVGYTMEQMYEVVSDVENYHKFVPWCKQSIVRTKTPSNLKADLIVGFPPINESYTSNVTLVKPYLVKAECRDGRLFHYLLTLWRFSPGLKREHQSCVVDFQIAFEFRSTFHSHLSNLFFDQVARQMEGAFIQEAGNRYGPSSIPPRNLLQNGNVIKS, from the exons ATGATTTCATCTAAATGTTATTCCTTTGGATATCGAGCATTATTGCGTGTATCCACGATTTTAAG ATTTCAGGGTCATTACGTAAATAATGCTCATTGCCAATGTCACACTTTACACCAACAACGACGCACTTTCTTCAACTTCCCTAATTCTAGTCGAAAAAGAGAATATTGTGGAAGACAATTAGTTGG TTACACAATGGAGCAAATGTACGAAGTAGTGTCAGATGTGGAGAACTATCACAAGTTTGTTCCTTGGTGCAAGCAATCTATTGTTCGAACAAAAACTCCTAGCAACCTCAAAGCAGACCTGATTGTTGGTTTCCCACCAATCAATGAAAGCTACACATCTAATGTGACTTTGGTGAAACCTTACTTAGTAAAGGCAGAATGTAGAGATGGCAGGCTCTTCCATTATCTACTAACTCTATGGAGATTCAGCCCTGGTCTGAAGAGGGAACATCAATCCTGTGTTGTTGATTTTCAAATAGCTTTCGAATTTCGCTCCACCTTTCATTCCCATTTATCGAATTTATTTTTTGACCAAGTTGCAAGACAAATGGAAGGAGCTTTCATACAAGAAGCAGGCAATAGGTATGGGCCATCTTCAATACCTCCTAGAAATCTCCTTCAAAATGGTAAtgtgataaaaagttga